CGGCTCCACAAGAGGAACCGAGGAGTTTCTCCTTAACTGAAAATCGACATGAGGGGTCATGACATGAAGAATGCTGAACGaatttccgccaacgtgtgtccaTCCATGTTGGAGTACGCACCAGCAAGAAGCTTTGCGATGCAGATTCGCTCACAAATTGCacccaggacgctgcaagggaaataCTTCTGGTTCAAATGTCGCAAGAAATTTGCTTTTGTACAAGCGCCGCCAGCTCCTGAACCTGAGCACGCTCATGAGCCGAcgtatgcggttaacgaggaacacCAAAAGAGtagaggttctggtctgtatccaaaagatgagaagtggaaaatcaggtggagacgacggaattagcgcagGAATGATGGAATATCCTTCTTCGTCTGGggttcgtgagatgacaaagatcatccgttcaatatggatagacgaaaggatacctgactagtggagacacgctatcatgaTTCCGCTCCAAAAGAAGTTATCACGAACcctaagaataagaaaagaacCTTAGAAAACTGGTTGCGCATCGTTAGGAgatgatcgaaatctggcagcggtattagAATCCAATGCAATTAGCAGTTCTGAACCTTGAAGCCTCTTTCAACTCTCCTCATTGAGGCTGTCTTCTCAATGCGCTCCACGCATAGAGAAGACAacctcgatgaggagagtttGCGAAGATAGAGTACCAGGAAGCTTCGTTCGCCTGCTTGATGacatcaacgaacaactgcatTCGCGGAAAACAGCacgaaacttcaaaattttgtcaagCGTGTGTCGaggctggctgcagcctatgaaCCACGTCTACGccttgataaatgcaagcagatgtggatcccCTCGAGACCTCGAACCGGAATCAggtgggctgtatgctgaagaacaacggcagctacgagaaagatattcaaaaaagatgcgctaagtcattttgcatttaattCTTTAACTAAATACCTGTGTTCGAtctccatcaccaacgaagtcaagctgcgagtctaacTAACCGCAaatcgccccatcatgatgtacggataggAGACTTGGGTAGCACCAACTACAGTGATGTATGTGCTGATCCCGAAGATGCGTggtagtattttatttttacggaTAACAATGGGTCCGAAAAGCACTCTCTGCTTTAGGATGCCACTTTTATACAAGAAGGTGACGTGGGGGGGGGAATAAGATATTTGCCACGATTCAGATTAATTTTGTCTATCGAAGGGAAGACTAGCAACGTTTTGGTATATGATTCAGGATTATGGACGTTATTGTAACGTTTGTTATGCATCATAATAGGAAAGGaattagagaaattttctaaggTGATACAAAGTCAGATACATAGTTCAATACACTCcgccaaaaaaagaaaaagtgcatGTTACAAACATGACAAGACTATTTCGTTTTGGATTTTACAACATTGCGGTAAGAGGATGATTTTTGCTTGAATTTACTATAGATTCCAGCGTTGCAAAATGTAAGCACAGTGATGCAGAGTACAGAAAACATAGTTTTAATATTTAAGAGGAAATCTGAAAAGATTGGAAGAGACgtgaatatttttgagaagaaattggTGATAGGTGACAAACTAAAACCTTTCTCTGACGAAGTACTAGCATTCATGGAAAGAATTTCCGTTAAATACAAAGCTTCGTTTACAAACGCGAGTCGTCCTTGAAGAAGTTTCGAGGTTTCTCCTGGGCATCGTATTGTGCAATTGATGTTGATACTGGAGTCCGTGAAGTGGAATTGTATTGTAGAAATTTGTCCTTCTGGTTTGCATTTCGCGAATTGTGTCGTATTTCCGCATTATATTTCTGCCGTCTCTTCACTGATCGTTGATATACAGGATACTTTAGCTATTGCACTTTGTGTGCATGAATAACAGCCGGTGATGTCTTCCACTTGTAAATGTTAAGACTTGTTGTTTTCCTCTGCTGCCATGACGAGTTCTTGTGTATTACATATTTGTTATTTGGACTGTTAGCGCCGAACCAATTGTTGTTTTCGCCTTGACGGTATTGCCTTCATTGAATATTGCCACTTGATGGGTGATGACGTTTATTGTActtgttttccagaaatgttgCTATTGTTCCATTTGGGCATGAGCAGGTTACGGGGTATACTTCGGGTGTGCAGACGCAGATATGTTTTGCAAACACGCGGTTGCTGAACTTCTTTGCATCTTCTTCAGCCCTGTATTGAAGTTACCCTGGCGTGTGTGGTAACAGTTGTCCTTGCGGAGGAAGTTCTATCCGAGTAATATTATGTCCGTTATAAAGTAACTGGAAAGTATCGGAAGGTTCGGAGTTATTGTCCTGGTTAGTgtgaattgaattttattccaTCGAAGTGGAATTCCTGGATGGAATCTGAGTCTTGTTGCTACTGATGATGCTTGAGATGTTATTGTTAGCGTTCCTTCAGCTTGAATGTTCCGCGTTGGCCATGTGAAGATCCTGTAGATTTTGGATAATGTCGGTAATGCGTAGTATCGGTAGAAGAGGTACGTCTCTTTGCAGTAAAAACAGAAGTTGCACCACAAGCATTTGCAGCTCGGTACACAATGAAAGTATCCAGGATTGGTTTGAAACTGTGCTGAAGTCGTGGGTTTCATACCCTGCTTCAGTTTCttacaaatttcttctttgcagCTTTCCGTTTTTCAATGCTGATGATGGGATTTGGTGTAGAATTTGTGATCTTTTGTAAAATATTCAGTCTTCTGCTAACACAAATGTGAGATTTTCACGCACTGCAGTTACGCCCATTGatctgttttctttatttctgagTAGGAGGCTTCTTGACAGATTGGTTGTAGTGTCAAATGTGTTGTTTGATCGTAGAGGCATTTTTCTTGGTCGTTCTGATTGGTGCATGAGATCGTCTCGCTTTGGGATGTGACGACATCGGAACAACATTGCGATCTCGAAATACTACACATTACTATTCTATAcagttttttcctccttcgttTTAAATGATACGCTGCTGTTTGCACCTGGTATTTCTCCTATTTGCCACTGATTTTTCTGCATTGATTGAAGGCAGGTCGAAAGACAAAGAGGGGTGAATGGGCTATCATTCTCATGAACCAAGCCACTGATCTAAAGAGTGGCGTGAAGAGGTGTACCAGTATCAAAGTCGTGAGGAAAAAGATTATTTCCTATTTAAAGACGCTATTTCTTTGATTGGACACTGGACGTtgcacagtttttttccagcaaatcTGGCATTGAAGCGTTTCGCACAGTGGCCGTCCGAGGCATGTGATGTTTGAAGAGATAGTGTGATGCACGTTGATGCACTGTAGACCTCTAGTATTTCATAATTCTGAGATGTTTCAACAGTGACTCCTCCTTTTGTGCATCTTGGTATGGAGTATCTGCTGAATgacaattcttcttttccctaTACGGAAAGTATTTTAGGCACTGTTCCTCGGGCACGTATGAGGACGGATGTTTCGTTAGAATCGAATGTCGGTGCAGTAGATGTAGTAGATGTAAAAAACTGATTTCATTGTGGGTTCAGAGCATTTGTTGTCGGCAGAACGCAGGTGATCCGGATATCGGAGTTGTTGAGAGGAGAGGAAGTTATTTAAGTTTGCCATTTGATTTGAAACGTTAAAAATCTTCTTTACTGATGCATTCTGTTGTGGTTGTATGCAATTCTGTATGTAACCCCGGCacaatgattttttctcatcgTAGAGCACGATCTGGTAAAAGATCCCGAGTTTGTGAGTAGTGGAACATTTCGACGATTTTTTAAACGAGCAGACTTGCGAAGGATTGTATTTAAAAATCGAAGAAGGGATGCTGTTGATACCTGATGATTTTCTATATCATCCGTTGTAAAATGAGCATGTCTTTGTCCAGTCGAAGCAGGAGCATTCGCCTCCGCAGTATCCTGAATTGGCAGTTAGGGGACTTGGAATGTTGCTGTGTCCATTTGGGCAGGTGATCGGGAATCAGCAAAAGAGTTCAGTGTTGCATGACTTTTCTTGACGGATGTTATTgctatctcttttttcatgcATTGATCTGCGTAGATGATCGTTTTAGCGATGGTTACTGTGCTGAGACATTTGCTATTGATAATTCCCTCGTTTTTAGCGTAACATCTAGAGAAGAATGTAAAGAGGATTGTGATTGTCACTAAGGTAAAGATGTTCATCATTTTCGCCACTGATCTTGTTGTCATCGAGTGAGAAGAAGAcgcttttcttgtttctttttcccctTGATTTTCTGCTTCAGTGGAGGTGGATTGTTTAGTATCAGATGGTGATATTTCCAATGGGCTAACGCGGTTGCTAGGCCTTTTGATGATTTCTCTGTTGGCAGAGCGGACTTGAACTGTTCGTTTGAAATCGTCGGTGGATACTGCAACTTGTCCGAGTTCCCACTTTCCACGTTTAAGTGTGTCATCGTGTAAAATGAATCGTGGAGTTTTGGCTGTTTTGGCTTTTTCTTCGAGGCGTGGATGTTTGTTAGATCGCTTGTATTGTTCCCTGAGCGTAAGCAAATACTCTGAGTTCCAACGTTTCCAGAAACAATCTAACATCTCGTTGGTATATTCCCGTAGTTTTATGAGATTTTCTTGAACATCAGTTCGTGATGTGAGTAGCTCGGAAGGCTTGATTCTTGGAGCTGCAATTATTGCTGTTGATCGTAAGAAATCTGTTGGTCTGAGAGGATACCATGACTGTTCTTCGGTCACGTGACTGAGTGGACGGGAGTTGCAGACGGCTGTACATTCGGCTGTCAGAGTTTTAAGAGTCTTAATATCATGAGTCTCTTCTCCAATTGCATTTCGGTATGCCGACTTGAAGATTCCACCATTTCCATACCATTCGTAAATCCCTCCTTGCCATGGACTATGGCTTGCAATGAAGTTGAAGGAGATCTTACGGTTGCCGCAGTGGTccattatattttcttttgatgctCTTGGCTTGAAGAAGTTTGACTGAACTTCGTTCACTGTTTTAAAAACTTTGGCGTTGTCGCATACTATCCATTTCCGTATTCATTTGCAGCTATAAATCGACGAATGACGTGAAGGAGAGTTTTAGCTGACATGCTTGTTacgatttttgtgaaaattgtcCCCTTATTTAGACAAGTCATGAGGATGATCCAATGCTTCGATACGATTAGGTTATCCAGTCTGTAGTTGAAAGGTCCCATGACATCCATGCCGCATCTCTCGAAAGGATAGTTTGGTTTTGTTACCCTTTCTTTCGGATGAGTGGGAAAGTCCGGCAACgcaaactttttatttttcgacaTATGTAGCAGTTCCTGTAAAGTGCATGTTTCACTGCGAGTCGACATTTTGGAATCCAAACGGTTGTACGGAGCGCGGTTAGCGTTTGGTCCACTCCACAATAATGATTCAATCGGGGGATGTGGAGAATGTGAAGCGACGTTATGTAGCTTTCTCTTGGTAGGTATATTGGTTCAATTGTGCTGTGAGGTAGATTCGCTTTGTCCTTTGCTTTTCTACAATTGAGTGTTTTCGcaatagtataatataagtCCAACTGCTTTTTAAGGCGTCGTTTGGTTGATGGCTTAATTGCGCCTGTCGACAAATGATGATTTCTGCTGTGGCAATCAGACGATTTCTTCTGCCAGAGAAAAACGTTTTTTACCAGCGATGATTTTTTCGTTATGAACAGAAGAACTATGACTATAGTGTTGAGAAGTCTCGTCCAGGAGTTGAATCGTTCTTCTTGAAACAGTAGTATGTGTGAAGTCGTAGTTTCTGATGAGAGGAAACTTCTTCTTGTTCGTCGTCATCAGTAGTTGTGAGATGACTAGTGTCTTCTGGccatttttcttcagagtcACGAAGAAAAGCGGGACCAGCGAACCTTAATTCTGAACTTAACAGGTCCTCAACTGGCATATCTCGACTTCCAACACTTGCCGGGTTTGATCTCCAGGTATATAGTGTAGTGTCGCTGATGGTGCATTGGTTTTGATGCTCTTTACACGATTTCTGATGAAAACCGGGAGGGATTTCTCGCATTTAGCGCACATAAGCGCGACCTTCCTGTCTGACAATATATACGACTGCTGATTAATG
This window of the Necator americanus strain Aroian chromosome III, whole genome shotgun sequence genome carries:
- a CDS encoding hypothetical protein (NECATOR_CHRIII.G11368.T1), with amino-acid sequence MRGHDMKNAERISANVCPSMLEYAPARSFAMQIRSQIAPRTLQGKYFWFKCRKKFAFVQAPPAPEPEHAHEPTYAVNEEHQKSRGSGLYPKDEKWKIRWRRRN
- a CDS encoding hypothetical protein (NECATOR_CHRIII.G11369.T1) — translated: MDHCGNRKISFNFIASHSPWQGGIYEWYGNGGIFKSAYRNAIGEETHDIKTLKTLTAECTAVCNSRPLSHVTEEQSWYPLRPTDFLRSTAIIAAPRIKPSELLTSRTDVQENLIKLREYTNEMLDCFWKRWNSEYLLTLREQYKRSNKHPRLEEKAKTAKTPRFILHDDTLKRGKWELGQVAVSTDDFKRTVQVRSANREIIKRPSNRVSPLEISPSDTKQSTSTEAENQGEKETRKASSSHSMTTRSVAKMMNIFTLVTITILFTFFSRCYAKNEGIINSKCLSTVTIAKTIIYADQCMKKEIAITSVKKSHATLNSFADSRSPAQMDTATFQVP
- a CDS encoding hypothetical protein (NECATOR_CHRIII.G11370.T1): MREIPPGFHQKSCKEHQNQCTISDTTLYTWRSNPASVGSRDMPVEDLLSSELRFAGPAFLRDSEEKWPEDTSHLTTTDDDEQEEVSSHQKLRLHTYYCFKKNDSTPGRDFSTL